Proteins encoded by one window of Flagellimonas lutaonensis:
- a CDS encoding response regulator, whose product MKKLKSVLLIDDDEVTNYINTIILKKAGCFQEIHAYRDGRAALNFLSELIEKRKQLPEILLLDVNMPKMSGWEFMEEYGQLDRHYLQHTMVIMLSMSLNPDDQLKLVEYDLVKGFKNKPLSEETVHGLVEEYLLNKESHQS is encoded by the coding sequence GTGAAAAAACTCAAATCTGTTCTTTTAATCGACGATGATGAAGTAACCAATTACATCAACACCATCATTCTCAAAAAAGCTGGTTGTTTTCAAGAAATACATGCGTATAGAGATGGCCGGGCAGCGTTGAATTTCTTGTCTGAACTGATTGAAAAGCGAAAACAACTCCCCGAAATTTTATTGTTGGATGTCAACATGCCCAAAATGTCGGGCTGGGAGTTCATGGAAGAATATGGCCAACTGGACAGGCACTATTTACAACACACCATGGTAATCATGCTGAGCATGTCGCTTAACCCTGACGACCAACTTAAATTAGTGGAGTACGATTTGGTCAAGGGCTTTAAGAACAAGCCGCTTTCCGAAGAAACTGTGCACGGATTGGTCGAAGAATATCTATTGAACAAAGAGAGCCACCAGAGCTGA
- a CDS encoding OmpA family protein, which produces MMVREIRNISLAFIFLLPVLANAQNLVVNGGFEEYVSCPQEMSNLAIDIKSLTTPTKGTTDYFNECGVGDMGIPKNFKGEQKPFKGKGYAGLHLYAPNDYREYIQFELSEPLQKGKLYRISLQSSLAESSVLAMQELTVLFTKEQIQADINQNLSPPRLERFNIERYSYVNLEIDGVLYDSGKWTEASVDFVAKGYEKYIVVGNFKNNKASKKIRLETDENKPVETSYYYLDEVNVTYLRDERYELNKPFVLNQLLFEFDNFDLTEEGKKDIRKIYTHLKKHPKLLLTINGHTDELGSDPYNKYLSSRRAWTVAKYLQELGLDKNRISWEGHGEDLPVVNDFSEKGRKKNRRVEFVMTSFEDDH; this is translated from the coding sequence TGGTTCGGGAGATTCGCAATATTTCACTAGCTTTTATTTTCTTGTTGCCTGTTTTGGCCAATGCCCAAAACTTGGTCGTCAATGGTGGATTTGAAGAGTATGTCTCATGTCCGCAAGAGATGAGCAACCTTGCCATAGACATTAAGTCTCTGACGACCCCGACCAAGGGCACCACAGATTATTTCAATGAGTGTGGTGTGGGCGATATGGGTATTCCCAAAAACTTCAAAGGAGAACAGAAGCCTTTCAAGGGCAAAGGGTATGCAGGGTTACACCTATATGCCCCGAACGATTATCGAGAGTATATCCAATTTGAATTGAGCGAACCCTTGCAAAAAGGCAAGCTCTACCGAATATCGCTACAATCAAGTCTTGCAGAAAGCTCTGTGCTGGCCATGCAAGAGCTAACGGTATTGTTTACCAAAGAACAAATACAGGCAGACATCAATCAGAATTTGTCACCACCCAGATTAGAGCGGTTCAACATCGAACGTTACTCATATGTAAATCTAGAAATCGATGGTGTTTTGTACGATAGTGGAAAGTGGACCGAGGCCTCGGTTGATTTTGTGGCCAAGGGCTACGAAAAATATATTGTTGTCGGCAACTTCAAGAACAACAAGGCATCTAAGAAAATACGGTTGGAGACTGATGAGAACAAGCCCGTTGAAACATCTTATTACTATCTTGACGAAGTCAATGTTACCTACCTCAGAGATGAGCGCTACGAATTGAACAAACCTTTCGTCTTAAACCAGTTATTGTTCGAGTTCGATAATTTTGATTTGACAGAGGAAGGGAAGAAAGACATCAGAAAAATTTATACGCACCTTAAAAAACATCCCAAGCTTTTGCTCACCATCAATGGGCATACCGATGAATTGGGCTCTGACCCTTATAACAAATACCTGTCGTCACGACGGGCGTGGACCGTGGCCAAGTACCTGCAAGAACTGGGTTTGGATAAAAACAGGATTTCTTGGGAAGGTCATGGTGAAGACTTGCCTGTTGTAAATGATTTTTCTGAAAAGGGAAGAAAGAAAAATAGAAGGGTCGAGTTTGTGATGACCTCATTCGAAGATGACCATTAG